The segment AGTCCAGGAGCGAACTGAACTCCGCCTCGGTCTCGCCGGGGAACCCGACGATGAAGGTGGTCCGCACCGCCACGTCGGGCACCGCGGCCCGGACCTTTTCGATGACTCGCAGGTAGCGTTCCCCGTCCCATGGCCGCTTCATCCGCCGCAGAACGTCGGGGTGGGTGTGCTGGAACGGGATGTCGATGTACGGCACGACGTGTTCCAGCGTGGCCATCGCCTCGATGACCTCGTCGGTCAGGCGGTTCGGATAGAAGTAAAGCAGGCGGACCCACTTCAGCCCGTCGACTCCGTTGAGCTCGCGGAGCAACCGGGGCAAAGTGAACTCCCGGTAGAGGTCGTAACCGTATTGGGTGACGTCTTGGGCGATGAGGTTGGCCTCGACACACCCGGTCGCGGCCAAGTGGCGGGCCTCTTCGACGACCCGTTCGACCGGCTTGCTGACGTGCTTGCCCCGGAACGACGGGATCGTGCAGAAGGTGCATTGGTGGTCGCATCCCTCGCTGACCTTGATGTAGGCGCTCCAGGGCTTGCCCGTCCGCTGGCGGGTACCGACCGTGGCCCATTGGTGGTGGGGAGGTCGGACGTCGACAAAAGACTCTCGATGCCCGAACACCGCCGCGGCGACGTCGGCGAAGCGTCCCATCTGCCCGACCCCGACGTAAGCGTCAGCCCCGGGGGCGAGAGAGGCCAGCTCTTCGCCGAGACGCTGGGACAGGCACCCGGCCACGACCACGCGACCCGACCCCTTGGCGGCGACGGCCGACTTGATCGCCTCGATCGACTCTGCCTTGGCACGTTCCAGAAAGCCGCAGGTGTTGACCACGGTCAGGTCCGCCGGCCGGCTCGCGTCGACCGTATAACCCGCCGCCCGCAAGACCCCGGCGATCTCCTCGCTGTCCACCTCGTTTTTCGCGCAACCGAGCGTGATGATGCGGACGTTTTGCGGCATGACCGCATGATGTACCCCCAGCCAGGCCGAGGTGGGCGGGCCTTCGGCTAAACTCGTCGCCATGCCGCGGCTCGACGTCTCGACCGACTATCTGCTGAACGTCCTCGAAGACCTTGTCAACACCCCCAGCCCGAGCGGCGACACCGCCTGGGCCGTCCGGTTTGTGCAAAACGAGCTCGACAGC is part of the Fimbriimonadaceae bacterium genome and harbors:
- the rimO gene encoding 30S ribosomal protein S12 methylthiotransferase RimO, with the translated sequence MPQNVRIITLGCAKNEVDSEEIAGVLRAAGYTVDASRPADLTVVNTCGFLERAKAESIEAIKSAVAAKGSGRVVVAGCLSQRLGEELASLAPGADAYVGVGQMGRFADVAAAVFGHRESFVDVRPPHHQWATVGTRQRTGKPWSAYIKVSEGCDHQCTFCTIPSFRGKHVSKPVERVVEEARHLAATGCVEANLIAQDVTQYGYDLYREFTLPRLLRELNGVDGLKWVRLLYFYPNRLTDEVIEAMATLEHVVPYIDIPFQHTHPDVLRRMKRPWDGERYLRVIEKVRAAVPDVAVRTTFIVGFPGETEAEFSSLLDFVQEARLDRVGAFTYSREAGTPSADMPGQVPFRVKRERYDRLMRAQSVVALEKNWSWVGRELEVLVDEVKDGWVAGRSFRDAPEIDGWVYAKGSARPGSFVRVTVDEAHTHDLYGHLEGVSRARKELVPLKMSSAEPR